A single region of the Garra rufa chromosome 6, GarRuf1.0, whole genome shotgun sequence genome encodes:
- the LOC141335994 gene encoding uncharacterized protein: protein MLAAFALVLLVSSVTEGWIIDKCELKAKLDAAQFQQITLKNETITVNSLITRLVCKASSLAFNTSSVKNTRVHNNETKPSQTLPQDPMFGAQPRARRAPPQAPAGAPPKSPLSGAPPQAPAGAPPKSPLSGAPPQAAASQATPQALLVGTPPQAHRASPQAPSGAPPRARRSPPKSPPARAPPQASARAPPKSPPSGAPPQATPSQATPQALLFGAPPRARRAPPKSPPAGAPPQASARAPPKSPPSRPHESVSTTTKVVGHLYGVFELSDQVACNSGMMPSLNVCNMTCSAFIDEDITDDITCLKTLMNFMKAEPKEIPADVRKNVEMLVKKCSVSPDYFAECV, encoded by the exons ATGTTGGCGGCATTTGCTCTGGTTCTGCTGGTGTCCAGTGTGACTGAGGGATGGATCATAGATAAATGTGAGCTGAAGGCCAAGCTGGACGCCGCTCAGTTTCAGCAGATCACCCTCAAGAACGAGACAATCACCGTGAACAGTCTCATCACCAGAC TTGTCTGCAAGGCCAGCAGCTTAGCCTTCAACACCAGCTCTGTCAAAAACACCAGGGTCCACAATAATGAGACAAAGCCATCACAGACCCTACCTCAAGATCCTATGTTTGGAGCTCAACCTCGGGCTCGTAGGGCTCCACCTCAGGCTCCAGCTGGAGCTCCACCGAAGTCTCCACTATCTGGAGCTCCACCTCAGGCTCCAGCTGGAGCTCCACCGAAGTCTCCACTATCTGGAGCTCCACCTCAGGCTGCAGCATCACAGGCCACACCTCAAGCTCTATTAGTTGGAACTCCACCTCAGGCTCATAGGGCTTCACCTCAGGCTCCATCTGGAGCTCCACCTCGGGCTCGTAGGTCTCCACCAAAGTCTCCCCCAGCTAGAGCTCCACCTCAGGCTTCAGCTAGAGCTCCACCAAAGTCTCCACCATCCGGAGCCCCACCTCAGGCTACACCATCACAGGCCACACCTCAAGCTCTTTTATTTGGAGCTCCACCTCGGGCTCGTAGGGCTCCACCAAAGTCTCCCCCAGCTGGAGCTCCACCTCAGGCTTCAGCTAGAGCTCCACCAAAGTCCCCACCATCCAGACCCCATGAATCAGTCTCCACAACTACTAAAGTTGTCGGACACCTATACGGTGTGTTTGAGCTCAGTGATCAGGTGGCCTGTAATTCTGGCATGATGCCGTCGCTCAACGTCTGCAACATGACCTGCTCTG CTTTTATTGACGAGGACATCACAGACGACATCACCTGCCTGAAGACCCTGATGAACTTCAT GAAAGCAGAACCCAAAGAGATCCCAGCTGATGTTAGGAAAAA TGTGGAGATGTTGGTGAAGAAGTGCTCTGTTTCCCCAGACTACTTTGCTGAATGTGTTTAA